gcccagagacatgtcctgctatgaccggtgccagccctgccggccctgtggccccaccccactggccaacagctgcaatgagccctgtgtcaggcagtgccagaactccagcgttgtcatccagccctcccccgtggtggtgaccctgcctggccccatcctcagctccttcccacagaacaccgttgtgggatcctccacctccgctgctgttggcaacatcctcagctgtgatggagtgcccatcaactctgggtgctgtgacctctctggcatttccagccgctACTATGGCAGAAGGTGCCCCCCCTGCTAAATGCGCTGGTGACAGCCCTGACAAGGACCCCTAGGAACCTGATGCTGGATTGAAGACAAAGCTCCTGGCCATTGATTTTAGGGAGGCTGAGCAGCCATTGCTGCCCTTCCAAAGGAGAGCTGATGGGTTTCTCTGAAAATGTGGCCAAAGTCTAACTTCCAtgccttattctctctcccatttcttctggtattttttgttcttctagGCCATAAGACCTGCAAAGCCGCCGTGGGGCATCTGCTGGCCCCTCACCCTCTGTGGGACAGGCCTGTGGGGTCTCAACTGTGGGCAATGGCAGCAGACTTCTGTCATCTGCtggtcctctccctgctctggccACCTCCTCTACAAGTGTACTTCTTTCCACCTCAGAGTCATTAAAGTTTTCTCATACTTACATCTGCTTTCATGTAATCCTTTTCATGGTCAACATTGCCTTGTATGCCAAGGAAGAAAGGCATTGTCTTGGGTGGTGGGGGACAAGGTGCGGGCacaagcagaagaggaaggggagggtgggacatggggtaatgggtcccttccaatcactgtcccttggagctgaggaagatatACTCATCTCCTCCACAGCCAGTGGGTATCAGGCCCTGTATTCCAGCATCTCTGCTCACATGGAATCTCTTGGCATCAGAACACTTCCTGCAACAAGGAGACTGACCATTGCTTTCCCTTAGAGAgtgctccccagtgctgctggaggctctgAGAGGTCAGCAgctcacaagcctgtgcagaagggaattcctcctgctctggATAGCCCTGTGGTGGGAAAAGAAGCTCAGTCAGAAGATGGCCCCCAAGGATACAGGAGCAAAGATGGTGTGAGGAAAAGCCAACATCCGGCCTTCTCATCCTTGTCCTCACACTCGTCCCCTGAATGAGGGCACACGGCCTGAACGCAAGGCCAAGGGTAGTAAGGGCAGGCCACCTATACACCCTCTACCCCGAAAGAATTTCCTGCACAGCCCAGCAGTTACACAGACGTGCAAGGCTAAGGGGACTCACAGGTTGATGTTGGAATCATGAAATAGCTTTCCCTAAGGCCAGCTCTTCTCCTCACAGAGCCTGTTACTCACCTCTGCTTGCTGGTCTACTCCCCTACCGAGATCTTGCATAGAGCTGTACAGCCTGGTCACACTGCAGAAGAaatggggcagggctgcaggaaacCTATGAGGTACTGCATGAGAAGGGCTCCAAGGATGGGCAGAGTGCACTGGGGAGGAGGTCCTCCAGATCTCAGCACACGGCCATGCAGCAACTGGAGGGTCCACAAGGTGGTTCtgagtttttttgaaaattattgcaATCGTAATTCCAGGAAGGAGCATTGCCAGAGGGCaggttttccatctttctttgaaCTCCAGCCTCTAAGGGACACATCTCAGAGCAGAGGCTCAAAGAAACAGGCCCACAGGAAACCCTGAGGAAGCAGTGTGCAGCAGGGAGAtccagaaagcaaagagcagcagcgGGGAACTATTGCACAAACCCCCACAACCTCCTGCATTGCCCACCAGCTCACCAGAGCCATTGGGCAGAATAACCACATAACCCCCGGTGAAAACAAGGGAACCTGAGAGTCTTTCACCACCCTTCGATTTCCTCTCAGGCCACTGGCACTGTCCTATCCTGGAAGAGGGTCTTGTCTTGCAAATCCCTGGGTGAACAGGGGAAGCATCGCTGCCAAGGGACACCTGAGGGCCCCTTCCTCCAAGCTCAgacccatcccctccctcccctgggctcTTGCACAGCCAAGGAAGCTCCCTGCACCGGGGTGTCATGCAAAGCTCAGAGGTACAAGGCACTGTCAGAGAGCTCGACTTTCTCCAGCTGTAGGAGGCTGTATTTCTCAGTGGTGTTCAGCATGGTGGTGAGACAGCCACTGGGCTTGTAGCCAGCTGCTGCCTGATAGGAGATATGCTGTGGGGcttgtccttttctctgtttgtacCAGAGCAAGGCATCAAAGCTGGAGGTTTGGTAGGTGCAGGTGGTTTCAAAGGTGTCTCCCTGCTTCACTGTGACTTGTGCTTCTTGCTGGGTGACAGTGGTCTATCCCATGGTgcctggaagaaaaagagggtCAGTGACTGTGGAGGGAAAGactctgaaatgcaaaacaagaggagatgcaaaatgtcagaggagcgggctcccttttcctttctctgcagcacTAGCCCCATGGATGGGTACAGCAAGGCGGTATCTTTGAGCAGGCAGCCTCACACCTCAGCTCAGCGTGGATCTCACAACACAGTAATACCAACTACCTCCCACAGGGATACCCCCAGAGAAGAGCTGTGCTTTCACCCACATTTTTGATTTCCAATCTCCTGCTGCCCGGAGAGTCCAGGGAAGAGCCTGTGGTGCCTGGCCCTCCTGTGCTGGCTCCAGGTCACCTCCAGCATGGTGAGAGATCATGGGAACACCTGTGAGCActttcatgctgctccccattcCCTGTCCTCTCAGGAGGCTCCGAAGTCAAggtagggagggaaaagaaagcccaGGCACTGAGGACTTGCAGGAGGAATGCATAGTCCGGGCAAGCTGCATGACATGCACCAGCCTGGAGAGAGACTGGGACACCCTAAGAGCGTGAGTGGCACGAGAGAGCTTTCATGTCCCTGCATCAGCTTTCAAAAAACCCTGTGTGTCAAAACACAAGTACAAGGTCAGGAAAGGTGTACTACCAAGACAGAAAAGAGCTTCTGCAATGGTATGTCTGTGAAACACTGGGCTCAGAGAGatcagaagagagaggcagagagaggtggatggatggcaagagaaaaggaaagcaaggggTCTATGATGGTCAGGAGAGGAGCTCTTTCTTCTTGGTCTCATCTTTTCTCTATGTAGCAGTATCTTGAGAAAGCAGGTGCATTTGCCCATAATTCAAGAGCAGCTCCCCGCAGAGACCTATTGAGGGGGTGTGGGTCtcctgggaagaagaggaatcATGCCTCCAGTCAAAGACAATCCTTACCCAGTGGTTGCctcaggaaggcagagaggaCGAGATACCTGATGTGTGTGCTGAGACCGATCCTCCTGCATGTGTGAGAGAGATTCAGAAAACCCACATGTCCCCACCAAAAGCCCCgagagagcagagctgccggaaatggctctgcaaggggaacaaAGAATGAAATGGGGAGGAGAAAATGCTTGTTCTTAGCACATCTCAAATGCCTGTGCTGCGGTTTTCTCTTCCCCAGTACTGGCACATGTTGCTCCTGCAGTCAACAGCTTCTGCCTTTGCAAGGTGAGGGGTTAAAGGGGGATAGGCCTGCACCTGGTGACCCACCTCTCTGACACATCCCCCTCTGCAACGCGTTGGGAGTGTCTCCTTCCCTGATGCCTGtgtcctctctctctccatcctcaAGCCCTTGGCTGGGTTGGCCTCTCCTGGCTCCTGCATGGTGTCTAGTCCCAAGCTCCTTTCAGCATACCCAAACCCGCAGGTCTCAGAAACACAACGGTCAACACCCCCACACCCTGCAGACACCAGCTGCCCTACTCAGCCCAACAAGGCACTGGGCACTTTCTTCCTCTGTCCAAAAGAAGATGTCTCAGGAACCAACAAATCAAGTTTCCTGCCACacttcccatcccatctcataAATCGTTCCCATCTCAAgctcattggggaaaaaaacacactcaaaCCCAAAGAGACGGTCCTTCCACTTGACCATAGCCCTTCCATTCTCACTTTCCTCAACACAGGTAGGATCTCCATTTGTCCTCTCCTTACTTTTAGCATTTAACAAACCAACTAACCCAACTGTCTTTACTCTTTCCATAGCATAATTTAGGTTGGACAGCACCTCTGCAGGTCACCAATTTCAAGAGCTTGCTCAGATCAGGCCATACCTGCATGTTTGTCAAAGCCGGAAAAACCGTTTGTCTGGCACCTTGCAGCCACTGCCACGCTCAACATCCAACAATGGAAAATCCTGACATAGGTGTGCTTTTTACACACATTGTACATATCTATTATGGCTGCCCTGTGGCTAATGACAGAAGCAGATGATTTAGCCTAAGCAATGTGGCAGCCGCTTTCTGAGAAGATTTCTAACAAACCCGTCTGGCTGGCACCTTGCTTCCTGATGCTGCCCTTGCAGACCACAGCTGGGAGAGGGACTCCTTCCATGGGAGGCAGGTCCCAGTTGGCGGGACCTGAATGGGAGCCTTCCAGGCCAGGTGAGGACCCTTGGAAAATGCCAGCCTTTCTGGGAGGCTCTCCGGGCACAAGGCTTGTCCTCCTGGTGCCAGTGCAGTGCTgggcacagccttctgccacCACTCCTCTGGCTCTCCTGGCTGCTCCAGTGCTAAAAGCAGATGAGGAGATGGTCacctcagcagagcagctccctgagcTTGAATGAGCCACGTTAACTGACAGATGTCAGGGCTTGGCTCAGACAGCTTGAAATCTCCTCCTGATGCCACCTGCTAATTAATATTAGTTTGTCTTTTGAAGAGATGGTATTTATCTTAAGGCAACTTCATCAGGCCAGCTTCCTCTCTGGTGTCCCAGCCCCAGCATTTGCAGCTGTAGGCCATGGGGCTCACCCCCCGCACACAACATTTGCTGCCATGTGAGCATGTCAGGGCAGCACCTCTCCCAGCGCTGAAGCTGGAACTGGTCCCAGACCTCCACAACTGCCTTACGGCAATTACCAGGGATGGGCCGGAGCTTGCAAAACGTCGGGATCATTTTGACTTGGAAAGTGGAGAATGCCTGGAGCTGCAGCAATAGGGATGGTCTTGAGCTTTGACTTTGTCTCTCATGGACAGAATTGGTATGTGAACATGGTTAAATTTCAAAAAAAGACCCCACTGCTTGGACCTCAATAcaccttctctctttcctgtaaTGAGAACACAATCAGTTGAACTACCTCTGGCCAATGCACAAAAGCCCAAAAGCCCTCTGCTGTCACTAAATCCACCAACAGTGGCTGGCGCCTCATTTGCCTTCTTAGCAGTAGGCTTTCGAGGACTTGCCTCAGGGGCACAGGGGCCGAGAGCTGCCCGTGGAGTCCTGCTTCTCAGagtgtggggagaggctggggttCCTCATGTGCATACGCATCTGTCTGCACCTGGGGGTATATTTGTGCCTCTGTGTTTGCATTTGTGTGGGCATTTGCAAATGCACACGTGAGAGTGAGTGTCTGCCAGCGTGTGTGTGAATGAGGACATTTCTGTttatgtctgtgcatgtgtttgtgtccACACACATTTTTGCAGGTGTGGaggtaagtgtgtgtgtgttgccagTGTGCGTGCGTTTGTATGTCTGTGGGCATACATGTGAGCAGACGAACACATATCTGTGTTTGTACAGGAGCTTGCATATATATATAGGTGCAAGTGTGTATAAGCACATGTGAACACTTATGTGGTGACAAGTCTCAGGGgtgaacgtgtgtgtgtgtgtgcctgcgcaGGGGTTCCCGTGTAACTGGATGTATATGCACATGTATTTTTACGTGTGCTGGCAtgtcatagaatcttagaatatcccgagttggaagggacccataaggatcatcgcgtccaactccctgctgcttgcaggactacctaaaactaaaccatatgactaagagcatcatccataCGTTCCTtcaactctgacaggcttggtgctgtgactacttccctggggagcttgttccagtgaccgatctccctttcagtgaagaaccttttcctaatgttcaATCTGAGCTTCTCTgatgcagcttcataccatttctacgtgtcctgtcactggtcaccagaaagaggagatcagcacctgccCTTCCACTGCCCCTCCGTGAGGAAATTGTGgactgcaatgaggtcacccctcagccttctcttctccgagCTGAACctaccaagtgacctcagccactcctcctaagtcttgccctcgagacctttcaccatcttgatCACCGTTCTCTTGGACACACTCCAATAGTTTGCTGTCCTTCTTAAGTTGAGGCGCCCATAACCgcacacaggactcgaggtggggccacactagtgcagtgtagagtgggacaatcatcTCCCAAAACCAGCTAGCTACGCTgggcttgatgcaccccagcacactgttggcccttttggctgccagggcacactggtgactcatattcaacttgccatcgaCCCAAACCCTCTGACCTCTTtccacggggctgctctccagcctctcatcccCCGGTTTGTATGTGTAACCAGGATTACCTCATCCCAGGCGAGGAATCTGTCACTTGATCTTGTTGCTTTTCATATGGCTGGTGATTGCCCAGCGCTCTGGTTTACCCGGATCTCTCTacaaggcctctctaccctcaagggagtccacagctcctcctggtttAGTATCGTTGGCAAACTTACTCAAGGTACATTTGATTCCTGcctccagatcatttatgaaacCTCCTCATTAAAGAGGACTGGCCCtgaaattgagccctggggaaccctggAACATGGACTAAATATTGCTAGAGACCAGAGAGTGGAATAATTGTGGGGAATTGCTGCTGATGTCATTGTTGTGGAGGGACGGGGCATGGAGTGTGTGTAAATTGCCCACCTTAGTGGGTGTTGTGATGGTGTTATTTCGATTTTGGTGTGAGGAATTCTTTTTTGTTGATGTAAGAGAAGTTTGTGAACATTGTAGATTGTGTGATGAATGCATCTATTAAGGACAATTCTCAAATATGCGATTCACAGAGGCGAGGGGTGGACTGTATCTGGTTTATTGGACAAGGGTTTGGTatcagggaggctgcaggggtggcttctgtgagaagatgacaGAAGTTGCATGTGTCCCATGTTGAACAGAACCAgctccagccggctccaagacaggTCCGCCACTGACTAAATCGGAGCCATCCAGCGATAGTGGTAGGACCTCTATgctaacatatttaagaagggaaaaaacagttgcgcaagagcagctggaagagaggagtgagaataggtgagagaaacagccctgcagaaaccaatgtcagtgaagaaggagtgggaagaggtgctccaggcgcagagcagagattcccctgtagttcatggtgaagaccatggggatgcaggctgtccccctgcagcccatggaggttagaggtggagcagatatccacttgcagcccatggaggaccccacaccacaGCAGGtagatgtgccctgaaggaagctgtgactcCATGGAGACCCCATGCTGgaccaggctgctggcaggacctgtggccccatggagaggaccccacactgcagcaggTTTTCTGGCGGAACCTGTGGCCCTgcgggggacccacactgcaacAATCTGTGCCTGAAGGACTGCAGACCATGCAAagggcccatgctggagcagttcatgaagaactgcaatcCATGGGAAGGGCCTGTGTTGGAGCGGTTCACAAAGtctcccatgggaaggactccacattggagcagaggaagagcacaagaaggaa
This sequence is a window from Rissa tridactyla isolate bRisTri1 chromosome 19, bRisTri1.patW.cur.20221130, whole genome shotgun sequence. Protein-coding genes within it:
- the LOC128919482 gene encoding feather keratin Cos2-3-like, yielding MIKASPAPHSLIHFSCLLLLGSQLHVQPRDMSCYDRCQPCRPCGPTPLANSCNEPCVRQCQNSSVVIQPSPVVVTLPGPILSSFPQNTVVGSSTSAAVGNILSCDGVPINSGCCDLSGISSRYYGRRCPPC